One stretch of Eretmochelys imbricata isolate rEreImb1 chromosome 1, rEreImb1.hap1, whole genome shotgun sequence DNA includes these proteins:
- the SERHL2 gene encoding serine hydrolase-like protein 2, which yields MPSVLKWSSLPVAGMVSEMKFPVPWGHIAAKAWGSPQGHPMLCLHGWLDNANTFNRLIPLLPKDYCYMAMDFGGHGLSSHRPAGFPYHFLDYVCEVRRVTAALKWSRFTLMGHSLGGSVAGMFSCIFPEMVDKLILVESYGFFPASQESGAWLDSKRKVIESLLSLEENKPQPPKVRSPQEALQRLLQANSHLTEESGRILLQRGATEVLGGLVYNRDMRVLKHNLDPLTLEQFVSFLRKIQASVLMIIAQDGIFNPEAENMSRYFVKPLREAFQSNLKHFQLAKVTGNHFVHLNDPEVVAGLINIFLKRDQSSKARL from the exons ATGCCCTCAGTGCTGAAATGGTCTTCTCTGCCAGTGGCAG GCATGGTCTCGGAGATGAAGTTCCCAGTTCCTTGGGGCCACATTGCAGCCAAGGCCTGGGGATCCCCGCAAGGCCATCCCATGCTCTGCTTGCATGGCTGGCTGGACAATGCCAACACCTTCAACAGACTCATCCCATTGCTCCCTAAAG ATTACTGTTACATGGCCATGGATTTTGGGGGCCATGGCCTGTCATCCCATCGGCCCGCAGGCTTTCCTTACCACTTCCTGGACTATGTGTGCGAGGTCCGCAGGGTGACAGCAG CCTTGAAGTGGAGTCGATTTACTCTGATGGGCCACAGTTTGG GTGGAAGTGTCGCAGGAATG TTCTCCTGCATTTTCCCTGAGATGGTAGATAAGCTGATCCTGGTGGAATCTTATGGCTTCTTCCCAGCTTCTCAG GAAAGTGGCGCATGGTTGGACTCTAAGAGGAAGGTGATTGAAAGTCTCCTGAGTCTGGAGGAGAACAAGCCCCAGCCCCCTAAAGTACGCAGTCCCCAAGAAGCGCTGCAGAG GCTATTACAAGCCAACAGTCACCTGACAGAGGAGAGTGGGAGGATCTTACTGCAGCGAGGAGCGACTGAGGTGCTGGGAG gCCTGGTGTATAACAGAGACATGAGAGTCCTTAAG CACAATCTAGACCCCCTGACTCTGGAGCAGTTTGTGAGCTTCTtgagaaaaatccaggccagtgTCCTAATGATCAT AGCACAGGATGGAATATTTAATCCTGAAGCTGAAAACATGAGCCGGTACTTTGTGAAGCCCCTGCGGGAAGCATTCCAGTCCAACCTGAAG CACTTCCAGTTAGCCAAGGTGACTGGTAATCATTTTGTCCACCTGAATGACCCTGAAGTAGTGGCTGGGCTCATCAACATCTTCCTGAAGAGGGACCAGAGCTCCAAAGCCAGGCTGTAG